A single region of the Streptomyces diastaticus subsp. diastaticus genome encodes:
- the trpS gene encoding tryptophan--tRNA ligase: MTRVFSGIKPTGHLTLGNYLGAVRQWVERDQHQADALFCVVDLHALTVEHDPARVRRLSRQAATLLLAAGLDPERCTVFVQSHVDEHARLSYLLECVATDGEMRRMIQYKEKSVRERERGEGVRLSLLTYPVLMAADILAYRTDEVPVGEDQTQHVELTRDLAERFNQRYGQAFVVPRATHPPVAARVMDLQVPGAKMGKSHESGAGIVYLLDEPEAVRRKVMRALTDSGREVRHDRERMPGVTNLLEILGASTGADPRKLASRYSSYGALKKDTAEAVEELLRPVRERHAALVADPGEVDAVLRRGAERARAMARPVVDEAYRAVGLLPA; this comes from the coding sequence ATGACACGGGTATTCAGCGGGATCAAGCCGACCGGGCATCTGACCCTCGGGAACTACCTGGGAGCGGTCCGGCAGTGGGTGGAGCGTGACCAGCACCAGGCGGACGCGCTGTTCTGCGTGGTGGATCTGCACGCACTGACCGTCGAACACGACCCGGCGCGGGTGCGCAGACTCAGCCGGCAGGCGGCCACGCTGCTGCTGGCGGCCGGGCTCGACCCGGAGCGGTGCACGGTGTTCGTGCAGAGTCACGTCGACGAGCACGCACGCCTCTCCTATCTCCTGGAATGCGTCGCCACCGACGGGGAGATGCGCCGGATGATCCAGTACAAGGAGAAGTCGGTGCGGGAGCGGGAGCGCGGGGAGGGCGTGCGACTGTCGCTGCTGACGTATCCGGTGCTCATGGCGGCCGACATCCTGGCGTACCGGACGGACGAGGTGCCGGTGGGTGAGGACCAGACGCAGCACGTCGAGTTGACGCGCGACCTCGCGGAGCGGTTCAACCAGCGGTACGGGCAGGCGTTCGTGGTGCCGCGGGCGACCCATCCCCCCGTGGCGGCACGCGTCATGGACCTTCAGGTACCGGGCGCGAAGATGGGGAAGTCGCACGAGTCGGGTGCGGGCATCGTCTATCTGCTGGACGAGCCGGAAGCGGTGCGGCGGAAGGTGATGCGGGCGCTGACCGACAGCGGCCGCGAGGTGCGTCACGACCGGGAGCGGATGCCCGGGGTCACCAACCTGCTGGAGATCCTGGGGGCGAGCACGGGCGCCGATCCCCGGAAGCTGGCGTCGCGGTACTCCTCGTACGGCGCGTTGAAGAAGGACACGGCCGAGGCGGTGGAGGAGCTGCTGCGACCGGTGCGGGAGCGCCACGCCGCGCTGGTGGCCGATCCGGGCGAGGTGGACGCGGTACTGCGGCGCGGGGCCGAGCGGGCGCGGGCGATGGCGCGGCCGGTGGTGGACGAGGCCTACCGGGCGGTGGGGCTGCTGCCGGCCTGA
- a CDS encoding HAD family hydrolase — protein sequence MRYDLVVFDNDGVLVDSEPLSNTILAGYLTELGHPTSYEDSLRDYMGGAVHRVHDLVLERSGRRLPATFDEEFHRRVFEAFRQELEPVPGVVDVLGALRAAGVPYCVASSGSHERIRVGHRRTGMHAWFPEEHVFSADDVGRGKPAPDLFLRAAERMGVAPERCAVVEDSPLGVEAARAAGMDVYGFTATTPAERLAGADELFAAMAELPRLVMGST from the coding sequence ATGCGCTACGACCTGGTCGTCTTCGACAACGACGGGGTGCTCGTGGACAGCGAGCCCCTCTCCAACACCATCCTCGCCGGCTATCTGACCGAGCTGGGGCACCCCACCAGCTACGAGGACTCCTTGCGGGACTACATGGGCGGGGCGGTGCACCGCGTCCACGACCTGGTGCTGGAGAGGTCGGGCCGGCGGCTCCCGGCCACGTTCGACGAGGAGTTCCACAGGCGCGTCTTCGAGGCGTTCCGGCAGGAGCTGGAGCCCGTGCCGGGCGTCGTCGACGTGCTGGGGGCGCTGCGGGCCGCGGGCGTCCCGTACTGCGTCGCCTCGTCCGGGAGCCACGAGCGCATCCGGGTGGGGCACCGCAGGACCGGGATGCACGCGTGGTTTCCCGAGGAGCACGTCTTCAGCGCTGACGACGTCGGCCGGGGCAAGCCCGCGCCGGACCTGTTCCTGCGGGCGGCCGAGCGCATGGGGGTGGCACCCGAGCGGTGTGCCGTGGTCGAGGACAGCCCACTCGGCGTGGAGGCGGCGCGGGCGGCCGGGATGGACGTGTACGGATTCACCGCCACGACCCCCGCCGAGCGGCTGGCCGGCGCCGACGAACTCTTCGCGGCCATGGCCGAGTTGCCGCGACTGGTCATGGGTTCCACCTGA
- a CDS encoding MFS transporter has protein sequence MTDTRVRRGRAALAFSFLVQGVAFALLVTRIPAVQDRYGISDALLPAFLAAVPVLAGVGSVTTERLVRRTAPSFVLRWAQPVVLLALLAVGAGRGMIQVALALAVFGLSVGALDASMNMLGVSLQRAYGRSIMLGFHAAYSLGGIAGASLAWLGAHGGWTLGVSYAPVVAVLLPLVLIAGRWYVDADAGPAGTGTGGTGSGRGVAFAVLLPFCLVMSFAYIGDSTVSNWSAKYLQDVLGSSERTATVPYNVYMVTTLLGRTLGDLGVRRFGAAAVVRAGAVLAAAGFGLVAGAPGVPAGMAGFILLGLGLCVLVPQTFAAAGRIGYERGGPAGSDAAVARLNAFNYVGFLIGSPLVGVIGDAWSYRGAMLVPMALVLVTVGYARSFGGTGGRYGDGHERARAADVGRGGHRL, from the coding sequence ATGACCGACACGCGTGTGCGGCGGGGGCGGGCTGCCCTGGCGTTCAGCTTCCTCGTGCAAGGGGTGGCGTTCGCGCTGCTCGTCACCCGCATCCCGGCGGTCCAGGACCGGTACGGGATCTCCGACGCCCTGCTGCCGGCCTTCCTCGCCGCCGTGCCGGTCCTCGCGGGGGTCGGCAGCGTGACCACCGAGCGGCTCGTCCGGCGGACCGCACCCAGCTTCGTCCTGCGGTGGGCCCAGCCGGTGGTCCTCCTCGCACTGCTGGCGGTCGGAGCCGGTCGGGGAATGATCCAGGTCGCTCTCGCGCTGGCCGTCTTCGGTCTGTCGGTGGGCGCGCTCGACGCCTCGATGAACATGCTCGGCGTCAGTCTCCAACGGGCGTACGGGCGGTCGATCATGCTCGGTTTCCACGCCGCGTACAGTCTCGGCGGGATCGCCGGGGCCTCACTGGCGTGGCTCGGGGCGCACGGCGGGTGGACGCTCGGGGTGTCGTACGCCCCGGTCGTCGCAGTGCTGCTGCCACTCGTGCTGATCGCCGGCCGCTGGTACGTGGACGCGGACGCCGGGCCCGCCGGCACCGGGACGGGTGGAACGGGCAGCGGGCGCGGGGTGGCGTTCGCCGTGCTGCTGCCGTTCTGCCTCGTCATGAGCTTCGCGTACATCGGGGACTCGACGGTCTCCAACTGGAGCGCCAAGTACCTCCAGGACGTGCTGGGAAGCTCGGAGCGGACGGCGACCGTCCCCTACAACGTGTACATGGTGACGACCCTGCTCGGGCGGACGCTCGGGGACCTCGGGGTACGGCGGTTCGGGGCGGCGGCCGTGGTGCGGGCGGGTGCGGTGCTGGCGGCCGCGGGGTTCGGGCTGGTGGCGGGCGCGCCCGGGGTGCCCGCCGGAATGGCCGGCTTCATCCTGCTCGGCCTCGGGCTCTGCGTGCTGGTGCCCCAGACCTTCGCGGCGGCCGGCCGGATCGGTTACGAGAGGGGCGGGCCGGCCGGGTCGGACGCGGCCGTGGCCCGGCTCAACGCCTTCAACTACGTCGGCTTCCTCATCGGCTCCCCCCTGGTCGGGGTCATCGGTGACGCGTGGAGCTACCGGGGGGCCATGCTGGTGCCGATGGCGCTCGTCCTGGTGACCGTCGGGTATGCCCGCTCGTTCGGGGGAACCGGTGGCCGGTACGGTGACGGGCATGAGCGGGCGCGCGCAGCTGATGTGGGACGAGGCGGTCACCGGCTATGA
- a CDS encoding acetoin utilization protein AcuC has product MSGRAQLMWDEAVTGYDFGPHHPMDPVRLALTRGLISAYGVDRQLRVTGAKPAGDSTLRLVHRQDYVDAVKAVSADPGSADGSYGLGTEDDPAFAGMHEVSAAIAGLSVGAAEAVWSGEAEHAVNFSGGLHHAMPGAASGFCVYNDAALAIARLLELGAERVAYVDTDVHHGDGVEAAFWEDPRVLTISLHEHPRTLFPHTGWPEETGGPGAEGTAVNLPLPAGTGDAGWLRAFHAVVPELLAEFRPQVLVTQHGADTHFEDPLAHFAISLDAQRAVQLACHGLAHDHSEGRWVALGGGGYAVVDVVPRAWTHLAAVAAGRPIPPESMIPEEWKQLVYARTRQLGPMRMTDGRWPVSFRDWQGGYDPADRLDQAVLATRKAAFPQRGLLP; this is encoded by the coding sequence ATGAGCGGGCGCGCGCAGCTGATGTGGGACGAGGCGGTCACCGGCTATGACTTCGGGCCGCACCATCCGATGGACCCGGTGCGGCTCGCGCTGACCCGGGGCCTGATCTCGGCGTACGGCGTGGACCGGCAGCTCAGGGTCACCGGGGCGAAGCCCGCCGGGGACTCCACGCTGCGGCTGGTCCACCGGCAGGACTACGTGGACGCGGTCAAGGCCGTCTCCGCCGACCCGGGGTCGGCGGACGGGTCGTACGGCCTGGGGACCGAGGACGACCCGGCGTTCGCCGGCATGCACGAGGTGTCGGCGGCCATCGCCGGTCTCTCCGTCGGCGCCGCCGAGGCGGTCTGGAGCGGGGAGGCCGAGCACGCCGTGAACTTCTCCGGCGGCCTGCACCACGCCATGCCCGGCGCCGCCTCCGGCTTCTGCGTCTACAACGACGCGGCCCTCGCCATCGCCCGGCTGCTGGAGCTGGGCGCCGAGCGCGTCGCGTACGTCGACACCGACGTGCATCACGGGGACGGCGTCGAGGCGGCCTTCTGGGAGGACCCGCGGGTGCTCACCATCTCGCTGCACGAGCACCCCCGCACCCTCTTCCCGCACACCGGCTGGCCCGAGGAGACCGGCGGACCGGGCGCCGAGGGCACCGCCGTCAACCTGCCGCTGCCGGCCGGTACCGGCGACGCCGGGTGGCTGCGGGCCTTCCACGCCGTCGTGCCCGAACTGCTGGCGGAGTTCCGGCCGCAGGTGCTGGTGACCCAGCACGGCGCCGACACGCACTTCGAGGACCCGCTCGCGCACTTCGCCATCTCCCTGGACGCCCAGCGCGCCGTGCAGCTCGCCTGCCACGGCCTGGCGCACGACCACTCCGAGGGCCGCTGGGTGGCGCTCGGTGGTGGCGGGTACGCCGTCGTGGACGTCGTCCCGCGCGCCTGGACGCACCTCGCGGCGGTCGCCGCCGGCCGGCCCATCCCGCCGGAGTCGATGATCCCGGAGGAGTGGAAGCAGCTCGTCTACGCCCGTACCCGCCAGCTGGGCCCGATGCGGATGACGGACGGCCGCTGGCCGGTCAGCTTCCGCGACTGGCAGGGCGGATACGACCCGGCGGACCGGCTCGACCAGGCCGTGCTGGCCACCCGGAAGGCGGCGTTCCCGCAGCGGGGGCTGCTGCCGTAG
- a CDS encoding phosphatase: MSIPPPDRSCAPAPSREALRAHLLATGIAGPVATTREAGLRSYRLFAARDPRVLLGLDPVGTWREDEVLALMARRCGVSADPRRREGADTVDPDRTLRALDRFAARLGQAVAERRPVLFGTGHPHRLLGFYAALARAVSAAGGHVLTPAQGRSVDITTRFGLRTHRIDYVQGVALVRADAGRGAACEPGAHCHSPLPVRVVLQAAAERGGPLPGLVVGDHGWACGAGQLGFEVIGPADTDDPAPFVGEAEGRVAVAVPLDDAVRSACYEPLTRYVLNRACLSP, translated from the coding sequence GTGTCCATCCCGCCGCCCGACCGCTCCTGCGCCCCTGCGCCCTCCCGCGAGGCCCTGCGCGCCCATCTGCTCGCCACCGGGATCGCCGGACCGGTGGCGACCACCCGGGAGGCCGGCCTGCGCAGTTACCGCCTCTTCGCCGCCCGCGACCCCCGGGTGCTGCTCGGCCTCGACCCGGTCGGTACCTGGCGCGAGGACGAGGTGCTGGCGCTGATGGCGCGGCGGTGCGGCGTCTCGGCCGACCCGCGCCGGAGAGAGGGCGCCGACACCGTCGACCCGGACCGGACCCTGCGGGCCCTCGACCGGTTCGCCGCTCGGCTCGGACAGGCGGTGGCCGAACGCCGTCCGGTCCTCTTCGGCACCGGGCACCCCCACCGTCTCCTCGGTTTCTACGCCGCCTTGGCGCGGGCCGTCTCGGCGGCGGGAGGGCACGTCCTCACCCCGGCGCAGGGTCGAAGTGTCGACATAACGACCCGGTTCGGTCTACGCACGCATCGGATCGACTACGTACAGGGCGTCGCGTTGGTGAGAGCGGACGCGGGCCGGGGAGCTGCTTGTGAGCCGGGCGCACACTGCCATTCGCCGCTGCCCGTACGCGTGGTGCTCCAGGCGGCGGCGGAGCGCGGCGGGCCGCTGCCCGGGCTCGTCGTGGGCGACCACGGCTGGGCCTGCGGGGCAGGTCAGCTCGGGTTCGAGGTGATCGGGCCGGCCGACACCGACGACCCCGCGCCGTTCGTCGGTGAGGCCGAGGGGCGGGTGGCGGTGGCGGTGCCGCTCGATGACGCGGTGCGGTCGGCCTGCTACGAGCCGCTGACGCGCTATGTACTCAATCGGGCGTGTCTGTCACCGTAG